In the genome of Dermacentor andersoni chromosome 3, qqDerAnde1_hic_scaffold, whole genome shotgun sequence, one region contains:
- the LOC126520512 gene encoding coiled-coil domain-containing protein 115 translates to MADTTPTSVAPTETAKTAVAETGKLDDSTDRERETLLENAIVSAEKILQLRESLNELIENGLLELARVRYSTGNKSVSALQLNMGEVEALRTVRSNFEDQKQHYPSFELLQPDGTGSATKEGEVRQRRQAEDPSRGAAESPPQRPTSPTDPLRWFGVLVPQSLRRSQKCFISALEVVVDVANEQSRLAVALDTYRTSRRAATVRDVEP, encoded by the coding sequence ATGGCGGACACAACACCAACTTCTGTTGCTCCGACTGAAACTGCCAAAACAGCCGTGGCGGAAACAGGCAAGCTCGACGATTCTACTGACAGAGAGCGAGAAACGTTGCTGGAGAATGCGATCGTTTCCGCGGAGAAGATACTACAGCTACGCGAGAGCTTGAACGAGTTAATCGAGAACGGACTGCTCGAGCTGGCGCGTGTGCGGTACTCGACCGGCAACAAATCTGTGTCCGCCCTgcagttaaacatgggcgaagtGGAAGCGCTGCGGACGGTACGCAGTAACTTCGAGGACCAGAAACAACACTACCCTAGCTTTGAACTACTACAGCCTGACGGCACGGGAAGCGCAACCAAAGAAGGCGAAGTCCGTCAGCGTCGTCAGGCAGAGGATCCCTCAAGGGGGGCAGCGGAGTCGCCTCCGCAGCGCCCGACAAGCCCCACCGATCCGCTGCGCTGGTTCGGCGTGCTCGTGCCCCAGTCGCTGCGGCGCTCGCAAAAGTGCTTCATAAGCGCACTCGAGGTCGTCGTGGACGTGGCCAACGAGCAGTCCCGACTCGCAGTCGCCTTGGACACCTACCGTACCAGCCGACGGGCAGCGACAGTGCGCGACGTTGAACCGTGA